A stretch of Thermodesulfobacteriota bacterium DNA encodes these proteins:
- a CDS encoding tripartite tricarboxylate transporter TctB family protein — MGRAGHGGAEKVSAVLLIAFGIFVAFYSHHYLKLGMMIMPGAGFLPFCIGVVLSVLGAVWYVKVLLEKPHRPKAGEGDAAEAAAEKRAERDMVLARLLPGILLVVLYAWLFEKAGYILSTALFMVGWQKIVEREGWAKAAIVSAASAAFMYVLFARLLKVFLPSGSWWS, encoded by the coding sequence ATGGGTAGGGCGGGGCACGGCGGGGCGGAGAAGGTTTCCGCGGTCCTCCTGATCGCCTTCGGGATCTTCGTCGCTTTCTACTCCCACCATTACCTGAAGCTGGGGATGATGATCATGCCCGGCGCGGGCTTCCTCCCGTTCTGCATCGGCGTTGTCCTCTCGGTGCTGGGCGCCGTCTGGTACGTCAAGGTCCTCCTGGAAAAGCCGCACCGTCCGAAGGCCGGGGAAGGGGACGCCGCGGAGGCGGCGGCCGAAAAGCGCGCGGAGCGGGACATGGTCCTCGCGAGGCTGCTCCCGGGGATCCTTCTGGTGGTCCTCTACGCCTGGCTGTTCGAGAAGGCCGGCTACATCCTCTCCACCGCGCTGTTCATGGTCGGCTGGCAGAAGATCGTGGAGCGGGAAGGGTGGGCGAAGGCCGCGATCGTCTCCGCGGCGAGCGCGGCGTTCATGTACGTGCTGTTCGCCCGCCTCCTCAAGGTGTTCCTGCCGTCCGGTTCCTGGTGGTCCTGA
- a CDS encoding tripartite tricarboxylate transporter permease yields METIGGLIGGFGIALTPINVLFAFLGALVGTAIGVLPGLGPAATIALLLPAIYVVDSPVTAIILMAGIFYGSMYGGSTTSILLNLPGEAASVVTCIDGYKMAKKGRAGAALGIAAIGSFVAGTIGIVGMTLFAPAIAKFALSFGPPEKFSLAVVGLLMAVTLSGSSIVKGLVMMAMGLLLASVGLDPISGKTRFSFGVIELQSGFDFVTLAMGVFGLGEIFVGLESAVKAEVATTKVGQVWPTLKDWAASRMAILRGTLIGFFVGVIPGGGAVISSLVSYAVEKKVAKNPAEFGEGAIEGVAGPESANNAASSSSFIPLLTLGIPGNASIAMIFAALMIKGITPGPFLIQEHPEVFWGVIASMYLGNVMLLVLNLPLVGLWAQLTRVPFGIMGPVIILFTVIGSYSIQGQAFDIYTLLAFGLFGYLLRKLRFEPGPLVLAFVLGPMIEQSMRQSLLISGGSFSIFLSRPISLALIGLFAVLAVGQSAWMIYNRLSTKSLKGEER; encoded by the coding sequence ATGGAAACCATCGGCGGACTGATCGGCGGCTTCGGAATCGCGCTGACCCCCATCAACGTCCTCTTCGCCTTCCTCGGCGCGCTGGTCGGCACCGCCATCGGCGTCCTCCCCGGGCTGGGCCCCGCCGCCACGATCGCCCTCCTGCTGCCCGCCATCTATGTCGTCGACTCTCCCGTCACGGCCATCATCCTGATGGCCGGGATCTTCTACGGTTCGATGTACGGGGGCTCCACCACGTCGATCCTGCTGAACCTCCCGGGGGAGGCGGCGTCGGTCGTCACCTGCATAGACGGTTACAAGATGGCGAAGAAGGGGCGGGCCGGCGCGGCGCTGGGCATCGCCGCCATCGGATCGTTCGTCGCCGGGACGATCGGCATCGTCGGCATGACGCTGTTCGCCCCGGCGATCGCCAAGTTCGCGCTGAGCTTCGGCCCGCCGGAGAAATTCTCCCTGGCCGTCGTCGGGCTGCTGATGGCGGTGACCCTGTCGGGCTCCTCCATCGTCAAGGGTCTCGTGATGATGGCGATGGGGCTGCTCCTGGCCTCGGTGGGGCTGGACCCCATCTCCGGCAAGACGCGCTTCTCCTTCGGCGTCATCGAGCTGCAGAGCGGGTTCGACTTCGTCACGCTCGCCATGGGCGTGTTCGGGCTGGGAGAGATCTTCGTCGGGCTCGAATCCGCCGTAAAGGCTGAGGTCGCGACCACGAAGGTGGGGCAGGTCTGGCCCACGCTGAAGGACTGGGCGGCGTCCCGGATGGCGATCCTGCGCGGCACCCTGATCGGCTTCTTCGTCGGCGTGATCCCGGGCGGCGGCGCGGTCATCTCCTCGCTGGTCTCCTACGCGGTGGAGAAGAAGGTCGCGAAGAACCCCGCGGAGTTCGGGGAGGGCGCGATCGAGGGGGTGGCGGGCCCCGAGTCGGCGAACAACGCGGCGTCGAGCTCGTCGTTCATCCCGCTGCTGACGCTGGGCATCCCCGGGAACGCCTCCATCGCGATGATCTTCGCCGCCCTGATGATCAAGGGAATCACCCCCGGCCCGTTCCTCATCCAGGAGCACCCCGAGGTCTTCTGGGGCGTGATCGCCTCGATGTACCTCGGCAACGTCATGCTGCTGGTGCTGAACCTCCCGCTGGTGGGGCTGTGGGCGCAGCTCACGCGGGTTCCTTTCGGGATCATGGGGCCGGTCATCATCCTGTTCACCGTCATCGGCTCCTACAGCATCCAGGGACAGGCATTCGACATATACACGCTGCTCGCGTTCGGGCTGTTCGGCTACCTCCTGCGCAAGCTCCGGTTCGAGCCGGGCCCCCTGGTGCTTGCCTTCGTGCTGGGCCCCATGATAGAGCAGTCGATGCGCCAGTCGTTGCTCATTTCCGGGGGAAGTTTCTCGATCTTCCTTTCCCGCCCGATCTCCCTTGCCTTGATCGGCCTGTTCGCGGTCCTCGCCGTCGGACAGTCCGCATGGATGATCTACAACCGCCTCTCCACAAAATCCTTGAAAGGAGAAGAGAGATGA
- a CDS encoding tripartite tricarboxylate transporter substrate binding protein, translated as MKRTTALFVALLVASIVVFAALASAEEFPSKPITGVVPFGPGGSTDLLARAVEKVWPKYSKQPLVIVNKPGGGGVVGTEVVVRSKPDGYTLYFGYGSGHDIVMPSLQKMPYAPQDLAAVARLSIHSVAIVTGANSQFNSVKEMVAWAKKENKPVTTAVSVKAGAVDLALTALGKTAGIQIVTVPFSGGAEATTALAGGHLMIGGGHPSEILPHIKAGRFKAIGVALPERDPSMPNVPTLREQGFDVATWGSVKGVAAPAGTPKEVIKYLESTLKKVSEDPEFKQAMANMNQPVMFMGSEEYAKFIKQATDDYAKIIKDLKISIQ; from the coding sequence ATGAAAAGAACCACCGCATTGTTCGTCGCACTGCTGGTCGCATCGATCGTGGTCTTCGCCGCGCTCGCGTCCGCGGAGGAGTTCCCGTCGAAACCGATCACCGGCGTGGTCCCCTTCGGCCCGGGAGGGTCCACCGACCTGCTCGCCAGGGCCGTGGAGAAGGTCTGGCCGAAATATTCGAAGCAGCCGTTGGTAATCGTCAACAAGCCGGGCGGCGGCGGCGTGGTCGGGACGGAAGTCGTGGTTCGCTCGAAGCCCGACGGCTACACCCTGTACTTCGGCTACGGCTCCGGGCACGACATCGTCATGCCGTCGCTCCAGAAGATGCCCTATGCGCCGCAGGACCTGGCCGCAGTGGCGAGGCTCTCCATCCACTCCGTGGCCATTGTCACCGGCGCGAACTCCCAGTTCAACTCGGTCAAGGAAATGGTCGCGTGGGCCAAGAAGGAGAACAAGCCAGTCACCACCGCGGTCTCCGTCAAGGCCGGGGCGGTCGACCTGGCCCTGACCGCGCTGGGCAAGACGGCGGGGATCCAGATCGTCACGGTTCCCTTCTCGGGAGGCGCCGAGGCCACGACGGCGCTGGCCGGGGGGCATCTGATGATCGGCGGCGGCCATCCTTCGGAAATCCTTCCCCACATCAAGGCCGGGCGGTTCAAGGCGATCGGCGTTGCGCTTCCGGAGCGTGACCCGTCGATGCCCAACGTTCCGACGCTGAGGGAGCAGGGATTTGACGTGGCCACCTGGGGTTCCGTGAAGGGCGTCGCGGCGCCTGCCGGCACCCCGAAGGAAGTCATAAAGTACCTGGAGAGCACCTTGAAGAAGGTCTCCGAGGATCCCGAGTTCAAGCAGGCGATGGCGAACATGAACCAGCCCGTCATGTTCATGGGCAGCGAAGAGTACGCCAAGTTCATCAAGCAGGCCACCGACGATTATGCCAAGATCATCAAGGACCTGAAAATCTCGATCCAGTAA